A stretch of Anaerobiospirillum thomasii DNA encodes these proteins:
- a CDS encoding tRNA-dihydrouridine synthase — translation MKIDKVYLAPMEGVADAPMRQVLTAHGGYDECFSEFIRVTDEVLPYKTLLRDVPELEHGAVTTSGVNVRVQFLGDNPKMLLQSAKRAVELGARAIDMNFGCPSRFVHHGGAMLLKEPELLHEIVSTLREGLDSSVHLSVKMRAGFASKEEAPVLVKAVAVDGVNEIIIHARTRKDLYREDALDWSIIKNLHELADNIPIVANGDICCYDDAQNCATISGCDRLMVGRAALMLPNIGHVIKKADKIYSSARTLALVLELMTELKKRKTHDKAVMDRSKQFLGFARRNNVILSDFFKIFCRIGDLKNAMLCLESMITALENKGIEN, via the coding sequence ATGAAAATAGATAAAGTTTATCTTGCGCCCATGGAGGGAGTGGCAGATGCCCCTATGCGTCAGGTCCTCACAGCCCATGGCGGTTATGACGAATGCTTTAGTGAATTTATACGTGTAACGGATGAAGTGCTTCCTTACAAGACACTGCTGCGTGATGTGCCAGAGCTTGAGCATGGTGCTGTGACCACATCTGGTGTCAATGTCAGAGTACAGTTTCTAGGTGACAATCCTAAGATGCTTTTGCAAAGTGCCAAAAGAGCAGTGGAGCTTGGTGCCCGCGCCATTGATATGAATTTTGGCTGTCCGTCACGCTTTGTGCATCATGGCGGTGCTATGCTCTTAAAAGAGCCTGAGCTTTTACATGAGATTGTATCTACTCTAAGAGAGGGTCTTGACAGCTCTGTTCACCTGTCAGTTAAAATGCGTGCAGGCTTTGCCTCCAAAGAAGAGGCTCCTGTTTTAGTCAAGGCCGTGGCTGTTGACGGGGTCAATGAGATTATAATTCATGCCAGAACCAGAAAGGATCTGTATCGTGAGGATGCACTGGACTGGTCTATTATTAAAAATCTGCATGAGCTTGCCGATAATATACCTATTGTGGCCAATGGCGATATCTGCTGCTATGATGATGCGCAAAACTGTGCAACAATAAGTGGCTGTGACAGGCTTATGGTAGGCAGAGCAGCTTTAATGCTGCCAAATATAGGTCATGTCATTAAAAAGGCTGACAAAATATATTCAAGTGCCAGAACTTTAGCTCTGGTGCTGGAGCTTATGACAGAGCTTAAAAAACGTAAGACACATGACAAGGCTGTTATGGATAGATCAAAACAGTTTTTAGGCTTTGCAAGGCGTAATAATGTAATTTTATCTGACTTTTTTAAGATATTCTGTCGCATAGGAGATCTTAAAAATGCTATGCTCTGTCTTGAGAGTATGATAACTGCCCTGGAGAATAAAGGAATTGAAAATTAA